The following coding sequences lie in one Phyllopteryx taeniolatus isolate TA_2022b chromosome 4, UOR_Ptae_1.2, whole genome shotgun sequence genomic window:
- the LOC133477187 gene encoding zinc finger protein Gfi-1b-like gives MPRSFLVKRGGLNPLRSEQRRSLAKNERGPRDSSLGDATEGNGTVAVESLQPVPRDQHCEDKNKVEESITWPRHRMASDSQNSSGLGVSHQNDCDDAKTISDGQECPLCGKVFTHLFSFKSHLYKCHGIRSYTTEGQSCKGKDVRAFGCSVCGKVFKRSSTLSTHLLIHSDTRPYACQYCSKRFHQKSDMKKHTFIHTGEKPHVCHICGKGFSQSSNLITHSRKHQGDWPHRCPRCLFSFQEPVDLWHHHCARR, from the exons ATGCCTCGTTCCTTCTTGGTAAAGCGAGGAGGGCTGAATCCACTTCGGTCAGAGCAGAGAAGGAGCCTCGCTAAAAACGAAAGGGGGCCCCGAGACTCATCCCTGGGGGACGCCACAGAGGGTAATGGCACGGTTGCTGTCGAATCGCTGCAGCCGGTTCCTCGTGACCAACACTGTGAAG acaaaaacaaagttgaagAGTCTATCACGTGGCCGAGACATCGCATGGCTTCGGACAGCCAAAACTCATCAGGACTGGGCGTCTCTCATCAGAACGACTGTGACGACGCAAAGACGATTTCTGACGGTCAAGAGTGTCCACTCTGTGGCAAA gTATTTACCCATCTATTTAGTTTTAAGAGTCACCTATATAAGTGTCATGGAATCAGGTCCTACACAACGGAGGGTCAATCATGCAAGGGCAAG GACGTCAGGGCGTTTGGCTGCAGCGTGTGTGGGAAAGTGTTCAAGCGCTCGTCCACGCTGTCCACTCACCTGCTCATCCATTCCGACACGCGGCCCTACGCCTGCCAGTACTGCAGCAAGCGCTTCCACCAGAAGTCGGACATGAAAAAGCACACTTTCATACACACGG GCGAGAAGCCCCACGTGTGTCACATATGCGGCAAAGGCTTCAGCCAGAGCTCCAACCTCATCACACACAGCCGCAAGCACCAAGGTGACTGGCCCCACCGCTGCCCTCGCTGCCTCTTCAGCTTCCAGGAGCCGGTGGACCTGTGGCACCACCACTGTGCCCGCCGCTGA
- the LOC133477188 gene encoding lysozyme g-like — protein sequence MLMWLILLWCGFSSSVDLPRLVRSSASSTAVPSVASSIYTTARTTAGTIGGSTAGSATGSTAGTTSGRTAGSTDAAYDWPEVTSETAGPVTMPRGMEEEKDNDYGQILKVDTNGASEKTARQDKLKTKGVTASNTMAQTDLARLKKYKDVIKKVGGKRGIDPSIIAAIISRESRAGNVLKDGWGDNGNAWGLMQVDKRFHNPRGGWDSGEHLCQGTDILIGFIDQIKKKFPNWTPEQQLKGGIAAYNIGVGGVQTYEKMDMGTTGDDYSSDVVARAQWYKSQGCF from the exons ATGTTGATGTG GCTTATTCTGTTGTGGTGTGGCTTCAGTAGTAGTGTTGACCTTCCTCGGTTGGTACGCAGTTCTGCATCCTCAACGGCCGTACCTTCTGTCGCAAGCAGCATTTATACCACTGCACGGACCACTGCAGGCACCATTGGGGGCAGCACCGCAGGGAGTGCCACAGGGAGTACAGCTGGGACCACTTCAGGGCGCACCGCAGGGAGCACAGATGCGGCCTACGATTGGCCAGAGGTCACCTCAGAGACTGCCGGGCCA GTGACCATGCCGAGAGGAATGGAAGAGGAGAAAGATAATG ATTATGGCCAAATCTTAAAGGTCGACACAAACGGGGCGTCAGAGAAAACAGCTAGACAGGACAAACTAAAAACCAAAG GTGTGACAGCATCCAACACCATGGCGCAAACAGATCTGGCCAGACTGAAAAAGTACAAGGATGTCATCAAGAAAGTGGGAGGGAAAAGGGGGATTGATCCCTCTATCATCGCTGCCATCATCTCCAGAGAGTCCAGGGCTGGAAATGTTCTTAAAGATGGCTGGGGAGACAACGGCAACGCCTGGGGACTCATGCAG GTTGATAAAAGGTTTCACAATCCACGAGGTGGTTGGGACAGTGGGGAACATCTCTGCCAAGGCACGGATATCCTGATCGGCTTCATCGATCAGATCAAGAAGAAGTTCCCCAACTGGACTCCAGAGCAGCAACTCAAAG GCGGGATCGCGGCCTACAACATTGGTGTGGGAGGCGTGCAAACCTATGAAAAGATGGACATGGGCACCACCGGAGACGACTACTCCAGTGACGTCGTTGCCAGAGCTCAGTGGTACAAAAGCCAAGGATGCTTTTAG